In the Malaya genurostris strain Urasoe2022 chromosome 1, Malgen_1.1, whole genome shotgun sequence genome, one interval contains:
- the LOC131434678 gene encoding hornerin-like isoform X5 — translation MESSGVRHHRVEWVEIIEPRTKEHMYANLTTGECVWDPPEGVNIKRTDASQWWELFDTNTCRFYYYNVASQKTVWHRPQNCDIIPLAKLQTLKQNTDPGDRKDSSGGHGGTLQHYASNKHHGGSGSGSGTVGKSCGHRTATGVMDYRDRDHHRSSSSGHRSGGGGGGGGVHDKRSNSDLLASPQGRHSLQHSYRMLQESSSSHNIPHSIPSSSAEKLGISSLHHSPLPPPHQMLSYSMSNSSDLAGGGNLSSPSHSMSTPQFKKKFIHDGGMGSKSNSTGLKDGSSGLVSKHESFDYSAIDPSSSSVSLTRSGSFLSSAGITSAGPMTGTSVSNRPYPHHQTSQSGQQVPQHGSSHRKGSFDGNNGGASDDSMHEKYFKSVENTPVTRRRHTTTSSVKSSSVQQQQQQQLQQSQKHSSDSSPQSPISPQQAHQQLQQKIARPSALMVELSPGASQAGGYSKSSQKSNDSELFNLDLTSKPEKYLDKMKIDKGKVSPSSISMGGGSGPQNVGLQKASSSSAKLSSSQSEMAAAVVAAGLQKTTTTTSKDQFSLNLNKPNLERHNKEMQQKQQTLEKISGTGSVASNNSSSHNKQPHGQLPQERKKSKSHTVNQGTGFDFDYDNGNTSPLYCNWDKEKLEHLLPLQHYILEQAKLSGCYGLGEFMDSDSFHSDSQSEHSFSGHEPDNEDSDHSDGHGDYLAHYPYEEYGAYRKDDGGGVSYYNFDFNFGDREEKEDISEEVTAKLESIQDQIYSPVKNHPPLHKYSPFHVAKQSLESSGFVSDSVDRGASGDSSQTGSQPHQPKGINKASLLQRFQENLLSHGPGGVVGGNGKIAEMALLKECDIEKFAQDNLNLHSKGIFRKKSSIQDMLSWTPNAISRPMLSLARDKAGKKMATELFKLVQIYMGDRKARVGMSLNSVAIDIIAMAMGQAQLRDELYIQMCRQTTENPSRDSLIRGWELMAICLSFVPPSPTFQPALLGYINRHRDPSFATSFPEVGKWPIHVQISHYATIACRRLDRIGSSGRKQAKKPTEDDINQAREQIFRDSMFGNTLGEVMLLQKDKFPDRQLPWIQTTLSEQVLLLNGKQTEGIFRVPADVDEVNLLKNRLDRWEFPENKGMMDAHAPASLLKLWYRELYDPLIPDELYEDCVATEDPVEAAAIVEKLPKINRLVLTYLIHFLQQFALPDVVANTKMDSSNLAMVFAPNLLRCQSQDPKVILENARKEMAFMRTLIQHMDTASVAYLV, via the exons GGCGTCAACATCAAGCGCACCGATGCGTCCCAGTGGTGGGAACTGTTCGACACCAACACCTGCCGGTTCTACTATTACAACGTGGCCTCGCAAAAGACCGTCTGGCATCGGCCGCAGAACTGTGATATCATCCCGTTGGCAAAACTGCAAACTCTGAAGCAGAACACCGATCCGGGCGATCGGAAGGACAGCAGCGGTGGTCACGGTGGTACACTGCAGCACTATGCGTCCAACAAACACCACGGCGGGAGCGGAAGCGGTTCCGGTACGGTAGGGAAAAGCTGCGGCCATCGAACGGCCACCGGAGTTATGGATTACCGGGATCGGGATCATCATCGAAGTTCGAGCTCCGGACATCGAagtggcggcggcggcggcggcggtggaGTTCATGACAAACGAAGCAATAGCGACCTGTTGGCCAGTCCCCAAGGTCGGCATAGTCTACAGCACAG CTACCGGATGCTGCAGGAGAGTTCAAGTTCGCACAACATTCCTCATTCGATACCGTCATCTTCGGCCGAAAAACTTGGCATCTCATCGTTGCACCATTCACCACTACCACCGCCCCATCAGATGCTGTCCTATTCGATGTCGAACTCTTCAGATCTGGCCGGTGGTGGCAACCTTTCATCTCCCTCGCATTCGATGAGTACGCCCCAGTTTAAGAAAAAGTTCATCCATGATGGCGGCATGGGTTCTAAGTCCAATAGTACCGGCTTGAAAGACGGCAGCAGCGGCTTGGTATCAAAACATGAAAGTTTTGATTATTCTGCAA TAGAtccttcatcgtcttcggtctCACTGACCCGCTCCGGAAGTTTTCTTTCATCGGCTGGTATCACATCGGCAGGACCGATGACCGGCACTTCCGTGTCCAACCGGCCCTATCCCCATCACCAGACGTCTCAATCGGGTCAGCAAGTGCCACAACATGGTTCATCGCATCGGAAGGGTAGCTTCGATGGCAACAACGGTGGTGCCAGCGATGATTCCATGCATGAAAAGTATTTCAAATCGGTGGAGAATACGCCCGTCACTCGAAGGCGTCATACAACTACTTCCTCGGTAAAGTCGTCCTccgtacaacaacaacaacagcagcagctgcAACAATCGCAGAAACATTCGAGTGACTCTAGTCCGCAGAGTCCGATAAGCCCCCAGCAAGCGCACCAACAATTGCAGCAAAAAATCGCACGACCTTCGGCTCTGATGGTGGAACTTTCGCCGGGAGCCTCGCAGGCAGGCGGGTACAGTAAATCTAGTCAGAAAAGTAACGATTCCGAGCTGTTCAATCTGGACCTCACGAGTAAGCcggaaaaatatttggataaaATGAAGATCGACAAGGGCAAAGTTTCGCCCAGTTCGATTTCCATGGGAGGCGGCAGTGGACCGCAAAATGTCGGCCTTCAGAAAGCGTCTTCTTCGAGTGCAAAGCTATCCTCTAGTCAATCGGAAATGGCTGCCGCCGTAGTGGCGGCCGGTTTGCAGAAAACTACCACCACCACTAGTAAAGATCAGTTCTCGCTGAATCTCAACAAACCAAATTTGGAAAGGCACAACAAAGAGATGCAACAGAAACAGCAAACACTGGAGAAAATCTCCGGCACCGGTTCCGTTGCATCGAATAACTCGTCTTCGCACAACAAACAGCCGCATGGGCAACTACCGCAGGAAAGAAAGAAGAGCAAGTCGCACACGGTCAACCAAGGTACGGGCTTCGATTTCGACTACGACAACGGGAATACTTCGCCGCTCTATTGTAACTGGGATAAG GAGAAACTGGAACATCTGCTACCACTTCAGCACTACATTTTGGAGCAGGCCAAACTGTCCGGCTGTTACGGGCTCGGTGAGTTCATGGATTCGGATTCATTTCATTCGGACAGTCAATCGGAGCACTCGTTTTCGGGTCACGAACCGGACAACGAAGATTCGGACCATTCGGATGGCCACGGTGATTATTTGGCGCACTATCCCTACGAGGAGTATGGAGCCTACCGAAAGGACGACGGTGGTGGTGTTTCATACTATAATTTCGATTTTAATTTTGGTGATCGCGAGGAAAAAGAAGATAT ATCCGAAGAGGTGACGGCAAAACTGGAAAGCATTCAGGATCAGATTTACAGCCCGGTAAAGAACCATCCACCTCTGCACAAATATTCGCCTTTTCACGTGGCCAAACAAAGTTTGGAGAGTTCCGGTTTTGTATCCGATTCAGTCGATAGGGGCGCATCGGGTGACAGTAGTCAGACGGGATCGCAACCACACCAACCGAAGGGGATTAACAAAGCGAGTCTGCTGCAACGATTTCAAGAAAATTTGCTTTCTCATGGTCCCGGTGGTGTAGTCGGTGGCAATGGAAAAATTGCTGAGATGGCATTGCTGAAGGAGTGTGATATAGAAAAGTTTGCCCAGGACAATCTGAATCTACATTCGAAGGGAATATTTCGTAAAAAATCGTCAATTCAGGATATGCTGAGTTGGACACCGAACGCCATAAGTCGACCGATGCTCTCGCTGGCGAGGGATAAAGCTGGCAAGAAGATGGCCACCGAGTTGTTCAAGTTGGTTCAAATTTATATGGGCGATCGGAAGGCCCGTGTCGGAATGAGTCTGAACTCGGTGGCAATCGATATCATCGCAATGGCGATGGGTCAAGCACAACTGAGAGACGAGCTATACATACAAATGTGTCGCCAGACAACGGAGAATCCCAGCCGAGATTCCTTAATCCGCGGTTGGGAACTGATGGCAATCTGTTTGTCTTTTGTTCCTCCGTCGCCTACATTCCAACCGGCACTGTTGGGATATATCAATCGGCATCGGGATCCATCGTTTGCAACCAGCTTCCCGGAGGTCGGCAAGTGGCCAATTCATGTACAGATTTCCCACTATGCAACCATCGCATGCCGGAGGTTGGATCGGATAGGTAGTTCCGGTCGCAAGCAAGCCAAGAAACCAACGGAAGACGATATCAATCAGGCGCGCGAGCAGATCTTCCGCGACAGTATGTTCGGCAATACGCTTGGCGAGGTTATGTTACTGCAGAAGGATAAGTTCCCCGATAGGCAGCTGCCTTGGATTCAAACCACACTTTCGGAGCAG gTGCTTCTACTGAATGGAAAGCAAACCGAAGGAATCTTCCGAGTACCAGCCGATGTGGATGAGGTTAATTTACTAAAGAATCGTTTGGATCGGTGGGAGTTTCCCGAGAATAAAGGAATGATGG ATGCTCACGCTCCTGCCAGTTTGCTTAAGCTGTGGTATCGGGAGCTGTACGATCCGCTGATTCCTGATGAGCTGTACGAAGACTGTGTCGCTACCGAAGATCCTGTTGAGGCAGCTGCAATAGTGGAAAAGTTACCTAAAATTAATCGCTTG GTTCTTACCTATTTGATTCACTTTTTGCAACAATTCGCCCTTCCCGACGTCGTAGCCAACACGAAGATGGACTCGTCCAACTTGGCGATGGTTTTTGCACCGAACCTACTCCGGTGCCAGTCGCAGGATCCGAAAGTGATCCTCGAAAACGCTCGCAAAGAGATGGCCTTCATGCGTACGCTTATACAGCACATGGACACCGCGAGTGTGGCGTATCTGGTTTGA
- the LOC131434678 gene encoding hornerin-like isoform X1 gives MESSGVRHHRVEWVEIIEPRTKEHMYANLTTGECVWDPPEGVNIKRTDASQWWELFDTNTCRFYYYNVASQKTVWHRPQNCDIIPLAKLQTLKQNTDPGDRKDSSGGHGGTLQHYASNKHHGGSGSGSGTVGKSCGHRTATGVMDYRDRDHHRSSSSGHRSGGGGGGGGVHDKRSNSDLLASPQGRHSLQHRLPPKTTVTDAGFPMGGRTGTGDSHKFCRHGHPSSGTSSRSSQKYLDSGKSSDSSLSSTHGYHHRRMQDGGSLRMGTGTAGKKHVSSAGDNCYRMLQESSSSHNIPHSIPSSSAEKLGISSLHHSPLPPPHQMLSYSMSNSSDLAGGGNLSSPSHSMSTPQFKKKFIHDGGMGSKSNSTGLKDGSSGLVSKHESFDYSAIDPSSSSVSLTRSGSFLSSAGITSAGPMTGTSVSNRPYPHHQTSQSGQQVPQHGSSHRKGSFDGNNGGASDDSMHEKYFKSVENTPVTRRRHTTTSSVKSSSVQQQQQQQLQQSQKHSSDSSPQSPISPQQAHQQLQQKIARPSALMVELSPGASQAGGYSKSSQKSNDSELFNLDLTSKPEKYLDKMKIDKGKVSPSSISMGGGSGPQNVGLQKASSSSAKLSSSQSEMAAAVVAAGLQKTTTTTSKDQFSLNLNKPNLERHNKEMQQKQQTLEKISGTGSVASNNSSSHNKQPHGQLPQERKKSKSHTVNQGTGFDFDYDNGNTSPLYCNWDKEKLEHLLPLQHYILEQAKLSGCYGLGEFMDSDSFHSDSQSEHSFSGHEPDNEDSDHSDGHGDYLAHYPYEEYGAYRKDDGGGVSYYNFDFNFGDREEKEDISEEVTAKLESIQDQIYSPVKNHPPLHKYSPFHVAKQSLESSGFVSDSVDRGASGDSSQTGSQPHQPKGINKASLLQRFQENLLSHGPGGVVGGNGKIAEMALLKECDIEKFAQDNLNLHSKGIFRKKSSIQDMLSWTPNAISRPMLSLARDKAGKKMATELFKLVQIYMGDRKARVGMSLNSVAIDIIAMAMGQAQLRDELYIQMCRQTTENPSRDSLIRGWELMAICLSFVPPSPTFQPALLGYINRHRDPSFATSFPEVGKWPIHVQISHYATIACRRLDRIGSSGRKQAKKPTEDDINQAREQIFRDSMFGNTLGEVMLLQKDKFPDRQLPWIQTTLSEQVLLLNGKQTEGIFRVPADVDEVNLLKNRLDRWEFPENKGMMDAHAPASLLKLWYRELYDPLIPDELYEDCVATEDPVEAAAIVEKLPKINRLVLTYLIHFLQQFALPDVVANTKMDSSNLAMVFAPNLLRCQSQDPKVILENARKEMAFMRTLIQHMDTASVAYLV, from the exons GGCGTCAACATCAAGCGCACCGATGCGTCCCAGTGGTGGGAACTGTTCGACACCAACACCTGCCGGTTCTACTATTACAACGTGGCCTCGCAAAAGACCGTCTGGCATCGGCCGCAGAACTGTGATATCATCCCGTTGGCAAAACTGCAAACTCTGAAGCAGAACACCGATCCGGGCGATCGGAAGGACAGCAGCGGTGGTCACGGTGGTACACTGCAGCACTATGCGTCCAACAAACACCACGGCGGGAGCGGAAGCGGTTCCGGTACGGTAGGGAAAAGCTGCGGCCATCGAACGGCCACCGGAGTTATGGATTACCGGGATCGGGATCATCATCGAAGTTCGAGCTCCGGACATCGAagtggcggcggcggcggcggcggtggaGTTCATGACAAACGAAGCAATAGCGACCTGTTGGCCAGTCCCCAAGGTCGGCATAGTCTACAGCACAG ACTACCACCCAAAACCACCGTCACCGATGCAGGGTTTCCGATGGGTGGCCGCACTGGCACGGGCGATTCTCATAAATTTTGCAGGCACGGTCATCCAAGCTCAGGTACTTCATCCCGCAGCAGTCAGAAGTATCTCGATTCGGGTAAGTCCAGCGACAGCAGTCTGTCCAGCACGCACGGTTACCACCACCGGCGTATGCAGGATGGCGGTAGCCTACGAATGGGCACCGGAACTGCCGGGAAAAAACACGTTAGCTCTGCTGGGGATAACTG CTACCGGATGCTGCAGGAGAGTTCAAGTTCGCACAACATTCCTCATTCGATACCGTCATCTTCGGCCGAAAAACTTGGCATCTCATCGTTGCACCATTCACCACTACCACCGCCCCATCAGATGCTGTCCTATTCGATGTCGAACTCTTCAGATCTGGCCGGTGGTGGCAACCTTTCATCTCCCTCGCATTCGATGAGTACGCCCCAGTTTAAGAAAAAGTTCATCCATGATGGCGGCATGGGTTCTAAGTCCAATAGTACCGGCTTGAAAGACGGCAGCAGCGGCTTGGTATCAAAACATGAAAGTTTTGATTATTCTGCAA TAGAtccttcatcgtcttcggtctCACTGACCCGCTCCGGAAGTTTTCTTTCATCGGCTGGTATCACATCGGCAGGACCGATGACCGGCACTTCCGTGTCCAACCGGCCCTATCCCCATCACCAGACGTCTCAATCGGGTCAGCAAGTGCCACAACATGGTTCATCGCATCGGAAGGGTAGCTTCGATGGCAACAACGGTGGTGCCAGCGATGATTCCATGCATGAAAAGTATTTCAAATCGGTGGAGAATACGCCCGTCACTCGAAGGCGTCATACAACTACTTCCTCGGTAAAGTCGTCCTccgtacaacaacaacaacagcagcagctgcAACAATCGCAGAAACATTCGAGTGACTCTAGTCCGCAGAGTCCGATAAGCCCCCAGCAAGCGCACCAACAATTGCAGCAAAAAATCGCACGACCTTCGGCTCTGATGGTGGAACTTTCGCCGGGAGCCTCGCAGGCAGGCGGGTACAGTAAATCTAGTCAGAAAAGTAACGATTCCGAGCTGTTCAATCTGGACCTCACGAGTAAGCcggaaaaatatttggataaaATGAAGATCGACAAGGGCAAAGTTTCGCCCAGTTCGATTTCCATGGGAGGCGGCAGTGGACCGCAAAATGTCGGCCTTCAGAAAGCGTCTTCTTCGAGTGCAAAGCTATCCTCTAGTCAATCGGAAATGGCTGCCGCCGTAGTGGCGGCCGGTTTGCAGAAAACTACCACCACCACTAGTAAAGATCAGTTCTCGCTGAATCTCAACAAACCAAATTTGGAAAGGCACAACAAAGAGATGCAACAGAAACAGCAAACACTGGAGAAAATCTCCGGCACCGGTTCCGTTGCATCGAATAACTCGTCTTCGCACAACAAACAGCCGCATGGGCAACTACCGCAGGAAAGAAAGAAGAGCAAGTCGCACACGGTCAACCAAGGTACGGGCTTCGATTTCGACTACGACAACGGGAATACTTCGCCGCTCTATTGTAACTGGGATAAG GAGAAACTGGAACATCTGCTACCACTTCAGCACTACATTTTGGAGCAGGCCAAACTGTCCGGCTGTTACGGGCTCGGTGAGTTCATGGATTCGGATTCATTTCATTCGGACAGTCAATCGGAGCACTCGTTTTCGGGTCACGAACCGGACAACGAAGATTCGGACCATTCGGATGGCCACGGTGATTATTTGGCGCACTATCCCTACGAGGAGTATGGAGCCTACCGAAAGGACGACGGTGGTGGTGTTTCATACTATAATTTCGATTTTAATTTTGGTGATCGCGAGGAAAAAGAAGATAT ATCCGAAGAGGTGACGGCAAAACTGGAAAGCATTCAGGATCAGATTTACAGCCCGGTAAAGAACCATCCACCTCTGCACAAATATTCGCCTTTTCACGTGGCCAAACAAAGTTTGGAGAGTTCCGGTTTTGTATCCGATTCAGTCGATAGGGGCGCATCGGGTGACAGTAGTCAGACGGGATCGCAACCACACCAACCGAAGGGGATTAACAAAGCGAGTCTGCTGCAACGATTTCAAGAAAATTTGCTTTCTCATGGTCCCGGTGGTGTAGTCGGTGGCAATGGAAAAATTGCTGAGATGGCATTGCTGAAGGAGTGTGATATAGAAAAGTTTGCCCAGGACAATCTGAATCTACATTCGAAGGGAATATTTCGTAAAAAATCGTCAATTCAGGATATGCTGAGTTGGACACCGAACGCCATAAGTCGACCGATGCTCTCGCTGGCGAGGGATAAAGCTGGCAAGAAGATGGCCACCGAGTTGTTCAAGTTGGTTCAAATTTATATGGGCGATCGGAAGGCCCGTGTCGGAATGAGTCTGAACTCGGTGGCAATCGATATCATCGCAATGGCGATGGGTCAAGCACAACTGAGAGACGAGCTATACATACAAATGTGTCGCCAGACAACGGAGAATCCCAGCCGAGATTCCTTAATCCGCGGTTGGGAACTGATGGCAATCTGTTTGTCTTTTGTTCCTCCGTCGCCTACATTCCAACCGGCACTGTTGGGATATATCAATCGGCATCGGGATCCATCGTTTGCAACCAGCTTCCCGGAGGTCGGCAAGTGGCCAATTCATGTACAGATTTCCCACTATGCAACCATCGCATGCCGGAGGTTGGATCGGATAGGTAGTTCCGGTCGCAAGCAAGCCAAGAAACCAACGGAAGACGATATCAATCAGGCGCGCGAGCAGATCTTCCGCGACAGTATGTTCGGCAATACGCTTGGCGAGGTTATGTTACTGCAGAAGGATAAGTTCCCCGATAGGCAGCTGCCTTGGATTCAAACCACACTTTCGGAGCAG gTGCTTCTACTGAATGGAAAGCAAACCGAAGGAATCTTCCGAGTACCAGCCGATGTGGATGAGGTTAATTTACTAAAGAATCGTTTGGATCGGTGGGAGTTTCCCGAGAATAAAGGAATGATGG ATGCTCACGCTCCTGCCAGTTTGCTTAAGCTGTGGTATCGGGAGCTGTACGATCCGCTGATTCCTGATGAGCTGTACGAAGACTGTGTCGCTACCGAAGATCCTGTTGAGGCAGCTGCAATAGTGGAAAAGTTACCTAAAATTAATCGCTTG GTTCTTACCTATTTGATTCACTTTTTGCAACAATTCGCCCTTCCCGACGTCGTAGCCAACACGAAGATGGACTCGTCCAACTTGGCGATGGTTTTTGCACCGAACCTACTCCGGTGCCAGTCGCAGGATCCGAAAGTGATCCTCGAAAACGCTCGCAAAGAGATGGCCTTCATGCGTACGCTTATACAGCACATGGACACCGCGAGTGTGGCGTATCTGGTTTGA